The following proteins are co-located in the Rhea pennata isolate bPtePen1 chromosome 2, bPtePen1.pri, whole genome shotgun sequence genome:
- the ACTR3B gene encoding actin-related protein 3B: MASYLPPCVIDGGTGYTKLGYAGNTEPQFIIPSCIAIRESARVGDQAQRRVMKGVDDLDFFIGDEAIDKPTYATKWPIRHGIVEDWDLMERFMEQVIFKYLRAEPEDHHFLMTEPPLNTPENREYLAEIMFESFNIPGLYIAVQAVLALAASWTSRQVGERTLTGIVIDSGDGVTHVIPVAEGYVIGSCIKHIPIAGRDITYFIQQLLREREVGIPPEQSLETAKAIKEKYCYICPDIVKEFAKYDGDPRKWIKQYTGINAINKTKFVIDVGYERFLGPEIFFHPEFANPDFMESISDVVDEVIQNCPIDVRRPLYKNVVLSGGSTMFRDFGRRLQRDLKRVVDARLRLSEELSGGRIKPKPVEVQVITHHMQRYAVWFGGSMLASTPEFFQVCHTKKDYEEYGPSICRHNPVFGVMS; this comes from the exons gtatACGAAGCTTGGTTATGCAGGAAATACAGAACCTCAGTTCATTATTCCATCAT GTATTGCAATCCGAGAGTCAGCCAGAGTAGGTGACCAGGCTCAGAGGAGGGTAATGAAAGGTGTTGATGATCTAGACTTTTTCATAGGAGATGAAGCCATAGATAAACCTACCTATGCTACAAAG TGGCCTATACGACATGGTATTGTTGAAGACTGGGACCTCATGGAGAGATTCATGGAGcaagtcatttttaaataccTTCGCGCTGAACCTGAGGATCACCATTTTTTAATG acaGAACCTCCACTGAACACACCGGAAAACAGAGAGTATCTTGCAGAAATCATGTTCGAATCTTTTAACATACCAGGACTTTACATTGCTGTTCAG GCAGTGTTGGCCTTAGCTGCATCTTGGACATCACGACAGGTTGGAGAACGTACTTTGACTGGAATTGTCATTGACAGTGGTGATGGAGTGACCCATGTAATTCCTGTG GCAGAAGGCTATGTAATTGGAAGTTGCATCAAACATATTCCTATTGCAGGTAGAGATATTACTTATTTCATTCAGCAGCTCCTAAGGGAGAGGGAGGTGGGAATTCCTCCCGAACAATCTCTGGAGACAGCAAAAGCCATAAAG GAGAAATACTGTTACATTTGTCCTGACATAGTAAAAGAATTCGCTAAATATGATGGAGATCCACGGAAATGGATCAAACAGTATACAGGCATCAATGCGATCAACAAAACCAAGTTTGTTATAGATGTTGGTTATGAAAGGTTCCTTGGACCTGAAATCTTCTTTCATCCTGAG TTTGCTAATCCAGATTTTATGGAATCCATTTCGGATGTAGTCGATGAAGTTATACAGAACTGTCCCATTGATGTCCGGCGTCCGTTATATAAG AATGTAGTCCTCTCAGGAGGATCCACAATGTTCAGGGACTTTGGACGACGACTGCAAAGGGACTTGAAAAGAGTTGTGGATGCAAGATTGCGACTTAGTGAGGAACTCAGCGGTGGTCGGATAAAA CCCAAGCCAGTTGAAGTTCAAGTGATAACGCACCACATGCAGCGTTACGCAGTTTGGTTTGGAGGTTCCATGTTGGCTTCTACA CCAGAATTTTTCCAAGTATGTCACACCAAGAAGGACTATGAAGAATATGGCCCTAGCATTTGTCGTCATAATCCTGTCTTTGGAGTTATGTCCTAA